GGTGGTCTCGAACCCCGCGAAGAGCAGGATGAAGGCCATCGCCGCGGCCTCGTTCTCGGTGAGGTGCTCGCCGTGGTCGGAGGCTCGGATCAGACCGGAGATGAGGTCCTCGCCGGGGGCGGGGGTGTCCGGGAGGGCGGCGCGCTTGCGGTGGATGAGGTCGGCGAGATAGGCGCGCATCTTCTTCACCGACCGCGCCACCCCGCCCCTGGGCCCGCCCTGATGCCGGATCATCATCCCCGCCCAGTCCCGGAAGTCGTCCTGGTCCTCGCGGGGGACGCCGAGCAGGTCGCAGATCGCATGGATGGGGAGTGGGAAGGCGAACTCGTGGATGAGGTCGGCCTCGCCCTTCCCCGCGAACCCGTCGATGAACCGATCGGTCAACTGCTGTACGCGCGGCGCGAATTCGGCCACCCTGCGGGGCGTGAACGCCTTGGAGACGAGGCGGCGCAGCCGGGTGTGGTCGGGCGGGTCGATGTTGAGCAGATGCGTCATCAACTCGGCCTTGCGCTCACCGGGAATGCCCGTCTTGCCCTTGGCGTGCGCGGGCTCGTCGTGGTGGGCCGGATTCTTGGAGAGCCGGTTGTCGGCGAGGGTCTGCTTGGCATCGGCGTAACGCGTGACCAGCCAGGCCTCGACCCCGCTGGGCAGGGTCGTCCGGTGCACGGGGGCGTGGGTGCGGAGCCAGGCGTAGGCGGGGTAGGGGTTGGTGGCGAATTCCCAGGTGAAGAGGTCGGGGCTCGCGGGGGTGGTGAGCTCCGCCGGGGTGGCGGGCTCCGCCGGGGTGGCGGGCTCCGCCGGGGTGGCGGGCTCCACCGGGGTGGCGGGCTCCACCGGGGTGGCGGGCTCCACCGGGGTGGCGGGGGCGTCGGGCTCGGGGGTCGCGGGTGTCGCGGGCGCGGGGGTGCGGGTCGCTGAGGCCGGGGTGGCGGGCGCGGGGGTGGGTGCCGTGGTGGGGGTGGGCTGGTCGGGGGTGGGCTGGCCGGTCACTCCTTGACCGTATCCGGGTTCGGGGGGAGTGCCTCGCGGAGGGCGGCGAGGGTGGCCGCGGCGGCCGGGGAGCCGTCTTCGGCCGCCTCGGCCAGCCAGTGTTCGGCGCGGACGAGGTGCAGGGCCGCGAGGTCCAGCCGGCCCTCCGGGTGGCCCGCGCTCGCCGCCCTCTCCAGGAAGTGGAAGGCCTTCTCCCGGTCGCCGACCGCGTTGAAGTGCAGCCCGCGCCAGCGGTCCGCGTCCGCCTCGTCGCCGGCCAGGTCCGCGAGGTCGGTGATGACCTTGCGGGCGTCGGCGTCACCCGCCGCGGCAGAGGCCCGCAGGGCCGCACGGCCGGCGGCGACGACCGCGCCCAACTCGGCGGCGCCCGCCCGCTGTGCCAGCGCGGTCATGTTCCGCCAGAGGTAGGGCCCGGGCGGCGGGAACCCGGGGGAACGCAACGCGTCCGCCACCAGGGCTCCGCTCGCCCGCCAGGCCCTGCCGCCCTCCCCTTCCTCCGGAACGAGCAGCCCCGTGACGCCGAGGCGAGGCCGACCGGCCCAGGACAGCTCCTCGGACAGCCACTCGTCCTCCAGGAGCACCCCGTACTCGGCACCGACGAGCAGCATCCGCCATTCCGGCGCCGCCAACGGGCGCCGCAGCCCACACCTGGCCGCGTCGATCGCCGCCCGCACCAGCTCGTACCCCCACGGCCGCCCGTCCGGCCGCCGAGCCCAGCGCCACTCCTCCCCCAGCTCCGGCCCGACCGCGAGGAACTGGGTCACGCCCAGCTCCTCCCGCCAGCGGACCGCGTCCTCCAGCCTCGGGTCCCGCGCCTGAGCCTCCGCCAGCCGTTCCAGTTCCGGCCCGCTCCAACGGCAGGTCAGTTCGAGCTTGCGGGCCCCGCGCAGCAGCCGGGCGTGGGGATGGTCCCCGAACCCGTGCGTCGCGTACGCCTCGTCCCGCATCGTCGCCAGCACGAGCACGCCCTCGTGCGTGAGCCGGGAGACGACTCCGGCCGTCCGCCCCTGCTCGTCGAGGTGGCCCGCGAGGTCGTCCAGCCACACCACGTGAGTGCCCTCGGGGTCGCGCCCCTGCAGTGCGCCGGACAGGGAGCCGAGGTCGGTGCCTTCGTGCGCGACGCAGACACGAGTGCCGTCGGCGGCGGCTCGCTTCAGCCCTTCCCAGGCCGTCCTCGTCTTCCCGGCGAGCGGCTCCCCGGTGACCACGACCAGGCCCCCCGAGCGCAGCGCCTCCGCCAGCAGACGGTCGAGCGCCGGGTCGCAGTCGCGCGGCACGTACGGCGGCTGGTCCGTCTCGTCGCCGAGGCGGCGCGCGGGCCGTACGCCGGGAGGGAGCCGGAGGGCGCCCAGGAGTGGCCAGCCGTCGGCGACGGCGCGGGGCCGCTCGGGCGCGGCGGCGTGGACGTGCTGCACGCCGATCGCGGTGCCGTTGAAGGTGCTCTCGCGGAAGTCGATGTGGTCCTTGGCGGCCTCGGGGGTGTGGTGCAGGGTCAGCGACTGGATCGTGCCGGCCTGCACGACGGGAGCGTCGAAGGTTCCCCCGGTGATCGTGTTGGTGACCGCCGGGCTGCCGTCCGCGAGCGGCGCGAACTCGGCTATGAGGTCGCGCAGTTCGGCTGCGGCACCCGGGTCTGCGGCGAGCAGCCGACGCAGCCTCGCGCGCAGCTCGGCCTCCGTGTGGGTCTCGATGGCCTCGGTGACCATGTCCATGCCGTCCGCGGCCAGCAGCTTCTCCCTGGCCAGGTCGAGTTCGGCCGCTCCTGCGGCGAGGCGCTCCTCGTCGGCACGGCCCTCGTCCTCGGCGTGACGCCCCTCCTCGGCAGGGCGCCCCTCCTGGGCACGGCGCCCCTCGTCGGCACGGTCCTCACCCTCGGCGCGCTCCTTCCCGTCCGCCGGGCTCTCACCGCCCTCGCCGCTCTCACCGTCGGCGCGGCCCTGCCCACCCGCGCGACCCTCCCCGCCGGCGCCGCTTTCAGTGGCGGCGAGGATCCGCGCGACGCGTTCCCGGACGCCGGCCCACGCGTCCGTCGCCATCGCCTGCACGACCGCCGAGCTTCCCGCAGCCGCCAGCGCCGCCAACTCGGCTTCCATCAGGCCCCCTTGCCTCGCCCCGCGCTCGGGACAACGGTACTAACGCTCAAGCCCCTCGGCCCTGCGCACCGCGTCGCGATAGGTCCGCGCCGCCACGCGCAGGGCCGCCTCGGGATCCACTCCCTCGGCCTCCGCCCGCGCCGCCAGCGCCAGCAATTCGTACCCGATGCCCTCCCCGGTGGGCAGCGGCACCTCCAAGTCCGCCGTGCGCACCCTCGACGCCAGCTTCGAGGCGAGGGCGAGGCCGGGCTGGCCGAGGGGTATGCCGTCGGTCACCGACTCCCGCTGCTTCTCGATCGCCTTGGTGCGCAGCCAGTGCTCCTTGACCTCCTCCGGGGTCGAGGCGGTCTCGTCGCCGAAGACGTGCGGGTGGCGGTGGATGAGTTTCGCGACGATGCCGCCGGCCACGTCGTCGATGGAGAAGGGGGCGTCCGGGTCCTCCTCGGCGATGCGGGAGTGGAAGACGACCTGGAGCAGGACGTCCCCCAGTTCCTCGCGCAGCTCGTCGCGGTCACCGTCCTCGATCGCCTCGACGAGTTCGTATGCCTCCTCGATGCCGTACTTCGCCAGGCCCTTGTGGGTCTGCTGGGAGGACCAGGGGCACTCGGCGCGGATCCGGTCCATGACCTGGACGAGGTCCAGGAGACGGGCGCCGGGGAGGTCGTAGGAGGCGGGGAGGAGTTCCAGCTCGGGCATGCTCACCCGGCCCGAACCGGCGAGGCGTGCCAGGCCGTCGGTGAGGGCGGGCTCGCCCTCGCCCGTGGCGACGACGACCACCGTGCGGCCTCCGGCGCAGGCGGCCACCAATTCCTCCGCCGTCGGGGACGCATCGTCGACCCCTATGCCCGCCTCCCGCAGATAGGGCAGCTGCGGGTGGGCGCCGTCCGCGCACAGCACGCGGTCGGCGGCGTGCAGGACCTGCCAGGCGGGCCAGGAGAGAAGACCGGGCGCGACGCGGTGGCTGGTGGTGAGCAGGACGATGCGGCCGGGGGCGAGGGCCTCTTCGGGGTCCTGGTCGGGGGCGGGGTCGAAGCTGGTTGCGTTCACGATTCGAAGCTAACGCACGTCGCCGACAGCCCCACGAGTTGTCCACAGGCGGGGGTCCACAGGGGCAGACGTCCGTGCACAGGCAGGAGCGGGCGTCCACAGGGGCGCCCGCCTTGCTGCCGGACCGTTCCTCCGGCTACGGGGTGCCCTGCGAGGCCGCCGTCGTGAC
The sequence above is drawn from the Streptomyces sp. SLBN-31 genome and encodes:
- a CDS encoding nucleoside triphosphate pyrophosphohydrolase, translating into MNATSFDPAPDQDPEEALAPGRIVLLTTSHRVAPGLLSWPAWQVLHAADRVLCADGAHPQLPYLREAGIGVDDASPTAEELVAACAGGRTVVVVATGEGEPALTDGLARLAGSGRVSMPELELLPASYDLPGARLLDLVQVMDRIRAECPWSSQQTHKGLAKYGIEEAYELVEAIEDGDRDELREELGDVLLQVVFHSRIAEEDPDAPFSIDDVAGGIVAKLIHRHPHVFGDETASTPEEVKEHWLRTKAIEKQRESVTDGIPLGQPGLALASKLASRVRTADLEVPLPTGEGIGYELLALAARAEAEGVDPEAALRVAARTYRDAVRRAEGLER
- a CDS encoding cytochrome P450, which encodes MEPATPAEPATPAEPATPAELTTPASPDLFTWEFATNPYPAYAWLRTHAPVHRTTLPSGVEAWLVTRYADAKQTLADNRLSKNPAHHDEPAHAKGKTGIPGERKAELMTHLLNIDPPDHTRLRRLVSKAFTPRRVAEFAPRVQQLTDRFIDGFAGKGEADLIHEFAFPLPIHAICDLLGVPREDQDDFRDWAGMMIRHQGGPRGGVARSVKKMRAYLADLIHRKRAALPDTPAPGEDLISGLIRASDHGEHLTENEAAAMAFILLFAGFETTVNLIGNGTFALLAHPEQRARLQSSLAAGERGLLETGVEELLRYDGPVELATWRFATEPLTIGGQHIAAGDPVLVVLAAADRDPARFTEPDTLDLSRRDNQHLGYGHGIHYCLGAPLARLEGQTALATLLTRLPNLRLAGEPGELRWRGGLIMRGLRTLPVEFTPVDVSRPTAQT